The Alnus glutinosa chromosome 7, dhAlnGlut1.1, whole genome shotgun sequence genome includes a region encoding these proteins:
- the LOC133872203 gene encoding uncharacterized protein LOC133872203 isoform X1, which produces MGKNAFLAVLLVFLIVADVSDASLHRILERLLGAAPKDHASSPSPSPFPGGKKSDPKPTDGSKNNEPEPPVPNKSTKLGPKDHPSDNSNQTGGLIAASTENCDESLDKNCKDKGTMTACVKAVQSAGSKKLVVLVHNGGESTLKVNLTVENQSANEQLEVPKNQTEKISITLSNDNSTKIILYAGTGECVLHWDPPVKRNFYVGLPPYDKLVTPVNGAYFLILTALVFGGTWACCKFRKKRHPDGVPYQELEMGLPESVIATNVETAEGWDQGWDEDWDEDNAVKSPGRLVGSISANGLTSRTSNREGWESDWND; this is translated from the exons ATGGGTAAAAATGCGTTTCTCGCAGTGCTTTTAGTGTTTCTGATTGTTGCCGATGTTTCCGATGCTTCGTTGCATAGAATACTCGAAAGGCTGTTGGGTGCGGCTCCTAAAGACCATGCA AGCTCTCCGTCGCCGAGTCCCTTTCCAGGTGGCAAGAAATCGGATCCTAAGCCAACCGACGGGTCAAAGAACAACGAACCGGAGCCTCCGGTGCCCAACAAATCAACCAAGTTGGGTCCCAAGGATCATCCCAGTGATAATAGTAATCAGACCGGTGGTTTGATAGCGGCGAGCACTGAGAATTGTGATGAGTCGTTGGATAAGAACTGCAAGGACAAGGGGACCATGACCGCCTGCGTCAAAGCCGTTCAAAGTG CAGGGTCCAAAAAATTGGTTGTTCTTGTCCATAATGGTGGAGAGAGCACTCTGAAAGTGAATCTTACTGTGGAAAATCAAAGTGCTAATGAGCAGCTGGAAGTACCCAAAAACCAAACTGAAAAG ATCAGTATCACGCTATCTAATGACAATAGCACCAAAATCATATTATATGCTGGAACTGGTGAATGCGTGCTTCATTGGGACCCTCCTGTAAAACGAAACTTTTACGTGGGTCTCCCACCTTATGACAAGCTAGTGACTCCTGTCAATGGTGCCTACTTCTTGATTCTTACAGCGCTCGTCTTTGGAGGGACATGGGCTTGCTGCAAGTTTCGGAAGAAGAGACACCCCGATGGAGTCCCATATCAAGAACTTGAAATGGGTTTACCAGAATCTGTTATAGCTACCAATGTGGAAACAGCAGAGGGTTGGGATCAGGGTTGGGATGAAGACTGGGATGAAGATAATGCAGTGAAGTCACCAGGACGTCTTGTAGGAAGCATTTCTGCAAATGGCCTTACTTCTAGAACTTCAAACAGAGAAGGATGGGAAAGTGACTGGAATGACTAG
- the LOC133873020 gene encoding protein FATTY ACID EXPORT 3, chloroplastic, producing MSVTLESLAVINPNPNASHSSLSSKMAPMGASLRFAPLLRPRGYRVSVVAKGVSPKGLGVRFLSMDRRSSCNLSIVASAASHEESNINIEVENDKDDPKLRAEDSQEAWQEVLDSFREQALKMQSISQEAYEIYSKKAAIVLKETSEQLKIQADKARHDLSVIAKEVGEEGKVYISTAAENSPEPVKEIVEIYTTSTDDLSEISRAHDFHVGIPYGLILSLGGFLSFMLTGSIGAIRFGVILGGTLLALSISSLKSYKRGEPFPLALKGQAAIASILFVLELRRLSQGPSFLSFFTTLISGAVVAFYVYKIIGDHKKRRGSNLENQTEN from the exons ATGAGTGTGACGTTGGAGTCGCTTGcggtcataaaccctaacccgaaCGCTAGccacagctcactgtcatcGAAGATGGCTCCGATGGGGGCGTCTCTACGGTTTGCTCCGCTGCTCAGGCCTCGCGGTTACAGAGTCTCGGTTGTGGCTAAAGGCGTTTCTCCCAAAGGGCTTGGGGTTCGGTTTCTTTCTATGGATCGACGGAGCTCGTGTAACCTCTCGATTGTAGCTTCCGCAGCTTCTCACGAGGAATCG aatataaatattgaAGTGGAGAATGATAAGGATGATCCCAAGTTGAGGGCTGAAGATTCACAAGAAGCTTGGCAAGAGGTTCTAGATTCTTTCAGAGAACAAGCCTTGAAGATGCAAAGTATTTCCCAAGAAGCATATGAGATATACTCCAAGAAAGCAGCTATCGTCCTGAAAGAAACTTCAGAGCAGTTGAAGATACAAGcagataaggcaagacatgatTTGAGTGTGATAGCGAAGGAAGTTGGTGAAGAAGGCAAAGTATATATCTCCACAGCTGCAGAAAATTCGCCTGAACCAGTCAAGGAGATTGTGGAGATATATACTACGTCAACTGATGATCTAAGTGAAATTTCTAGAGCCCATGACTTCCATGTTGGGATACCATATG GTCTGATCCTTTCTCTTGGTGGGTTTCTTTCCTTCATGCTAACGGGAAGCATTGGTGCCATTAGATTTGGCGTTATCCTTGGTGGCACTCTTTTGGCTTTAAGCATTTCAAGTTTGAAGTCATATAAAAGAGGAGAACCATTTCCTCTAGCCTTGAAAGGACAGGCAG CAATAGCAAGTATATTGTTTGTACTGGAGTTACGCAGGCTGTCTCAG GGTCCATCATTTCTGAGTTTCTTTACAACCCTCATCAG CGGTGCTGTGGTGGCATTCTATGTCTACAAAATCATTGGAGATCATAAAAAGCGGAGAGGCTCAAACTTGGAAAACCAGACAGAAAATTAG
- the LOC133873914 gene encoding leucine-rich repeat receptor-like protein kinase PXC2, producing the protein MLYTLVLFLLCAPALVYAPDPVFNDDVLGLIVFKAGLQDPKAKLASWNEDDDSPCNWVGVKCDPRTNRVSELVLDGFSLSGHIDRGLLRLQFLQTLSLSKNNFTWTINPDLARLRSLQVIDFSENKLYGSIPDGLFQQCRSLRAVSFAGNNLTGNIPDSLSYCSTLGSVNFSSNQLSGKLPGGIWFLRGLQVLDLSDNLLEGDVPVGSEALYDLRAINLSKNRFSGKLPVDIGDCSVLKLVDFSENFLSGSLPESLQRLGSCNSLSLRGNSFTGEIPDWIGELRGLETLDLSSNRFSGWIPISIGNLQLLKNINLSRNRFTGSLPESMTNCINLLAMDVSHNQLAGNLPSWIFKPTVRSVSLPENGISGNVQYSSLTSIAMFYQGLQVLDLSSNALSGEIPANIGVLSSLQFLNISRNQLFGTIPAGIGELKSIHVLDLSNNRLDGSIPSEIGGAVSLKELRLQKNFLTGKLPIQVENCSSLTSLILSQNNLTGPIPAAISNLTNLQYVDLSLNKLSGSLPKELTNLSHLVSFNVSHNHLQGELPVGGFFNTISPSSVSGNPSLCGSVVGRSCPAVHPKPLVLNPNSSNSSPASSSSPNHHRIVLSISALIAIGAAVFIALGVISITVLNIHARSSMSRTADPLAFPGGEDFSCSPTNDPNYGKLVMFSGDADFVMGAHALLNKDCELGRGGFGVVYQTVLRDGRSVAIKKLTISGLIKSQEDFEGEVKKLGKIRHHNLVALEGYYWTPSLQLLIYEYVSCGSLYKHLHDGHNGNCLSWRQRFNIVLGMAKGLAHLHRLNIIHYNLKSTNVLIDSSGVPKVGDSGLARLLPMLDHCVLSSKIQSALGYMAPEFACRTVKITEKCDVYGFGVLVLEVVTGKRPVEYMEDDVVVLCDMVREALEEGKVEDCIDGRLQHNFPAEEAIPVIKLGLICASQVPSNRPDMSEVINILELVQCPSEGQEEF; encoded by the exons ATGCTATACACGCTAGTCCTTTTTCTTCTATGTGCTCCTGCCCTTGTGTATGCTCCAGACCCAGTTTTCAATGATGATGTTTTAGGCTTGATTGTGTTCAAGGCCGGTCTGCAAGACCCAAAGGCCAAGCTCGCATCTTGGAACGAAGACGATGACAGTCCCTGCAACTGGGTCGGAGTCAAATGCGACCCGAGAACCAACAGGGTCTCTGAGCTCGTTCTCGACGGGTTCTCTCTCTCCGGTCACATCGACAGGGGCCTCCTGAGGCTGCAATTCCTTCAAACTCTGTCACTGTCCAAGAACAACTTCACGTGGACTATAAACCCTGATCTTGCTCGCCTTCGTAGCTTACAAGTTATTGACTTTAGTGAGAACAAGCTCTATGGGTCGATCCCAGATGGCCTTTTTCAACAATGTCGGTCCTTGAGAGCGGTTTCATTTGCCGGGAACAATCTCACTGGAAATATTCCCGACTCTTTGAGCTATTGCTCGACATTGGGGTCTGTAAACTTCTCGTCCAATCAGCTTTCTGGGAAATTGCCGGGTGGAATATGGTTTTTGAGAGGGCTTCAGGTGCTTGATTTGTCTGATAATTTGCTGGAGGGAGATGTTCCTGTAGGAAGTGAAGCTTTGTATGATTTGAGAGCGATAAATTTAAGCAAGAACCGGTTCTCCGGGAAGCTTCCGGTGGATATTGGAGATTGTTCTGTTCTAAAATTGGTTGATTTTAGTGAGAACTTCCTTTCAGGGAGCCTCCCAGAGTCGCTGCAGAGACTTGGTTCATGTAATTCTCTGAGTTTACGGGGAAATTCGTTCACAGGAGAAATTCCAGATTGGATTGGAGAGTTGAGAGGCCTTGAGACATTGGATCTTTCTTCGAATAGGTTTTCCGGTTGGATACCGATTTCGATAGGAAATCTTCAATTACTGAAGAATATAAACTTGTCCAGGAACCGGTTTACAGGGAGCTTGCCAGAGTCAATGACAAATTGCATTAACCTTTTGGCTATGGATGTTAGCCATAATCAGTTGGCAGGCAATCTTCCTTCCTGGATTTTTAAGCCGACTGTACGAAGTGTTTCACTTCCTGAAAACGGAATCAGTGGAAATGTGCAATATTCATCGCTCACATCAATAGCAATGTTTTATCAAGGTCTTCAGGTCTTGGATTTATCTTCGAATGCATTGTCTGGTGAAATTCCAGCTAACATTGGGGTACTTAGTTCCTTGCAGTTCTTGAATATTTCCCGGAACCAACTTTTTGGTACTATTCCGGCTGGCATAGGTGAATTGAAATCTATACACGTTCTTGATTTAAGCAACAATCGGCTAGATGGAAGCATTCCTTCTGAAATCGGAGGAGCAGTTTCACTTAAGGAGCTGAGGCTCCAGAAGAACTTTTTAACTGGGAAACTTCCTATCCAAGTTGAGAACTGCTCATCTCTAACATCTTT GATCCTATCTCAGAACAACCTCACTGGCCCAATTCCTGCAGCCATTTCAAACCTCACCAATCTTCAATATGTCGACTTATCTTTGAATAAACTCTCTGGAAGCTTACCCAAAGAGCTGACAAATCTTTCCCACCTAGTTTCTTTTAACGTCTCCCACAACCACCTTCAAGGTGAGCTGCCAGTGGGGGGCTTCTTCAACACTATCTCTCCCTCATCTGTCTCTGGTAATCCATCCCTATGTGGTTCTGTTGTTGGTCGCTCCTGCCCTGCTGTGCATCCTAAACCTCTTGTTCTTAATCCTAATTCTTCCAACTCCTCTCCTGCCAGTTCTTCCTCTCCGAATCATCACAGAATTGTACTCAGCATCTCCGCCCTCATTGCCATTGGTGCAGCTGTGTTCATTGCTCTCGGTGTAATATCTATTACAGTCCTGAATATCCATGCGCGGTCTTCAATGTCACGCACTGCTGATCCTCTTGCATTTCCTGGAGGGGAAGATTTCAGTTGTTCCCCCACTAATGATCCAAACTATGGCAAGCTTGTCATGTTTTCTGGTGATGCTGACTTTGTCATGGGGGCTCATGCACTGCTCAACAAGGACTGTGAACTTGGTCGAGGTGGATTTGGAGTTGTTTACCAAACAGTCCTTCGAGATGGGCGTTCAGTTGCAATCAAGAAGCTAACAATCTCGGGTTTGATCAAGTCCCAAGAAGATTTTGAGGGGGAAGTGAAGAAACTCGGAAAGATCAGGCACCATAATCTTGTGGCCCTTGAAGGGTATTACTGGACTCCATCTCTGCAACTCCTTATTTATGAATACGTCTCCTGTGGGAGTTTGTATAAGCATCTCCATGATGGACACAATGGAAACTGCCTCTCTTGGCGGCAGAGGTTCAACATTGTTCTGGGGATGGCAAAAGGTTTGGCCCATTTGCACCGATTGAACATTATTCACTACAACCTGAAATCAACAAATGTTCTAATAGACAGCTCTGGTGTGCCAAAAGTCGGAGATTCTGGCCTTGCGAGGCTGTTGCCAATGTTAGACCATTGTGTTTTGAGCAGCAAAATCCAAAGTGCTCTTGGGTACATGGCTCCTGAGTTCGCATGTCGAACTGTGAAAATCACCGAGAAATGCGATGTCTATGGGTTTGGGGTCTTGGTTTTGGAGGTGGTTACAGGAAAAAGACCTGTAGAATATATGGAGGATGATGTGGTGGTGCTCTGTGACATGGTGAGAGAGGCATTGGAGGAAGGGAAGGTGGAGGATTGTATTGATGGGAGGCTCCAGCATAATTTTCCAGCAGAGGAGGCAATTCCAGTTATAAAGCTTGGTTTAATATGTGCCTCTCAGGTTCCATCAAACAGACCAGACATGAGTGAGGTGATCAATATTTTAGAGCTCGTCCAGTGCCCTTCAGAAGGCCAGGAGGAATTTTAA
- the LOC133872203 gene encoding uncharacterized protein LOC133872203 isoform X2 — protein MGKNAFLAVLLVFLIVADVSDASLHRILERLLGAAPKDHASSPSPSPFPGGKKSDPKPTDGSKNNEPEPPVPNKSTKLGPKDHPSDNSNQTGGLIAASTENCDESLDKNCKDKGTMTACVKAVQSGSKKLVVLVHNGGESTLKVNLTVENQSANEQLEVPKNQTEKISITLSNDNSTKIILYAGTGECVLHWDPPVKRNFYVGLPPYDKLVTPVNGAYFLILTALVFGGTWACCKFRKKRHPDGVPYQELEMGLPESVIATNVETAEGWDQGWDEDWDEDNAVKSPGRLVGSISANGLTSRTSNREGWESDWND, from the exons ATGGGTAAAAATGCGTTTCTCGCAGTGCTTTTAGTGTTTCTGATTGTTGCCGATGTTTCCGATGCTTCGTTGCATAGAATACTCGAAAGGCTGTTGGGTGCGGCTCCTAAAGACCATGCA AGCTCTCCGTCGCCGAGTCCCTTTCCAGGTGGCAAGAAATCGGATCCTAAGCCAACCGACGGGTCAAAGAACAACGAACCGGAGCCTCCGGTGCCCAACAAATCAACCAAGTTGGGTCCCAAGGATCATCCCAGTGATAATAGTAATCAGACCGGTGGTTTGATAGCGGCGAGCACTGAGAATTGTGATGAGTCGTTGGATAAGAACTGCAAGGACAAGGGGACCATGACCGCCTGCGTCAAAGCCGTTCAAAGTG GGTCCAAAAAATTGGTTGTTCTTGTCCATAATGGTGGAGAGAGCACTCTGAAAGTGAATCTTACTGTGGAAAATCAAAGTGCTAATGAGCAGCTGGAAGTACCCAAAAACCAAACTGAAAAG ATCAGTATCACGCTATCTAATGACAATAGCACCAAAATCATATTATATGCTGGAACTGGTGAATGCGTGCTTCATTGGGACCCTCCTGTAAAACGAAACTTTTACGTGGGTCTCCCACCTTATGACAAGCTAGTGACTCCTGTCAATGGTGCCTACTTCTTGATTCTTACAGCGCTCGTCTTTGGAGGGACATGGGCTTGCTGCAAGTTTCGGAAGAAGAGACACCCCGATGGAGTCCCATATCAAGAACTTGAAATGGGTTTACCAGAATCTGTTATAGCTACCAATGTGGAAACAGCAGAGGGTTGGGATCAGGGTTGGGATGAAGACTGGGATGAAGATAATGCAGTGAAGTCACCAGGACGTCTTGTAGGAAGCATTTCTGCAAATGGCCTTACTTCTAGAACTTCAAACAGAGAAGGATGGGAAAGTGACTGGAATGACTAG